The following proteins come from a genomic window of Acidimicrobiia bacterium:
- the secA gene encoding preprotein translocase subunit SecA, with protein sequence MGAFSRVLRSGEGKKLKALQAIVPDISAREAETKALSDDALRAKTGEFRQRLTQGEDLDDLLVESFAVVREASCRVIGQRHYDVQLMGGMALHLGWVAEMRTGEGKTLVSTLPAYLNGLGGKGVHLCTVNDYLATRDAEWMGQIHRWLGLDVGLVVPAVRDPAEKRAAYAADITYGTNNELGFDYLRDNMALGARLKAQRGHAFCIVDEVDSILIDEARTPLIISGRLSDAVALYQRFAGVVKGLQRDVHYDYDEEKRIVAPTEEGVHAVEKILGIENLYDQVSANLVHQFQVALRAKEMYLRDRDYIVAEGEVRIVDEFTGRVLEGRRWSDGIHQAVEAKEGVSIKEENQTLATITLQNYFRLYEKLAGMTGTAETEAAELAGIYGLQVVSVPTNRPIARLDAKDLVYKTEEGKFNAVIDDIVTRSEGGQPVLVGTVSVEKSEKLSRELEKRGIGHEVLNAKQHFREADVIAQAGRSGAVTVATNMAGRGVDILLGGNPENLAERAVRAEGLDPESKQGQKQIKKLVEKFTSDCDAEGERVRQAGGLYVLGTGRHESRRIDNQLRGRCGRQGDPGASRFYLSLDDDLMRLFASGSLSKLMDRALPEDVPIESGMVSKAIERAQTTVEQKNAEVRKNVLKYDEVMNEQRKVIYRRRDQVLSGADLSEEVLAQLALVVEKEINTYCLGEHPEEWDLEGLHVGIDGYWATSLSATDMGTVGTVAELTDLLFDEAQQVYQDREEELGAETYREVERQVMLRIIDQRWREHLQEMDHLREGIHLRAIGQRDPTTEWQREGYELFGQLTVLIGEDFVRYVMRIKVAVNDETVAPSDVVTSGPEGPVLGAAAVAAAAGAPTQVKESTPQPKVQKVNTEWEATPRNAPCPCDSGRKFKHCHGQ encoded by the coding sequence ATGGGAGCATTTTCGCGAGTCCTGCGCAGCGGCGAAGGAAAAAAACTTAAAGCACTACAAGCCATCGTTCCAGATATAAGCGCTAGGGAAGCAGAAACCAAAGCGCTCTCTGACGATGCGCTACGAGCCAAAACCGGTGAGTTTCGTCAACGGCTTACCCAAGGAGAAGACCTCGACGACCTTTTGGTCGAATCGTTTGCTGTGGTGCGTGAAGCCAGTTGCCGAGTTATTGGACAACGCCATTACGACGTGCAACTTATGGGAGGCATGGCCCTGCACCTCGGGTGGGTAGCCGAAATGCGAACCGGCGAAGGCAAAACCTTGGTCTCCACACTGCCCGCTTACCTCAATGGGTTAGGTGGCAAAGGCGTTCACCTTTGCACGGTCAACGATTATTTAGCCACCCGAGATGCCGAATGGATGGGCCAGATTCACCGCTGGTTGGGCCTCGACGTGGGGTTGGTGGTTCCGGCGGTACGCGACCCTGCCGAAAAACGGGCGGCCTATGCTGCCGACATTACCTACGGCACCAACAACGAGTTGGGCTTCGACTACCTCCGCGACAACATGGCCCTCGGAGCAAGACTCAAGGCCCAACGCGGCCACGCTTTTTGCATCGTTGACGAGGTGGACTCCATCCTGATCGATGAGGCCCGTACCCCCCTGATTATCAGCGGCCGGCTAAGCGACGCCGTGGCCCTTTACCAACGTTTCGCCGGTGTGGTCAAGGGGCTCCAACGCGATGTCCACTACGACTACGACGAAGAAAAACGTATTGTGGCCCCCACCGAAGAAGGGGTACACGCCGTCGAAAAAATCTTAGGCATAGAAAACCTCTACGACCAAGTATCAGCCAACCTGGTGCATCAATTCCAGGTAGCTCTGCGAGCCAAAGAAATGTATCTCCGGGACCGCGATTACATCGTGGCCGAAGGAGAAGTACGCATCGTTGATGAGTTCACTGGGCGAGTGCTCGAAGGACGCCGCTGGTCAGACGGGATCCACCAAGCGGTAGAAGCCAAAGAAGGCGTTTCCATAAAAGAAGAAAACCAAACACTGGCCACCATCACCCTGCAAAACTATTTCCGGCTTTACGAAAAACTCGCCGGAATGACCGGAACGGCGGAAACAGAAGCCGCCGAACTGGCCGGAATCTACGGATTGCAAGTGGTATCGGTGCCCACCAACCGGCCCATCGCCCGCCTCGACGCCAAAGACTTAGTCTACAAAACCGAAGAAGGAAAATTCAATGCAGTAATCGATGACATCGTTACTCGCTCAGAGGGCGGCCAACCCGTTCTGGTTGGTACGGTCTCGGTCGAGAAATCAGAAAAACTCTCTCGAGAACTTGAAAAAAGAGGCATCGGCCACGAAGTGCTTAACGCCAAACAACACTTCCGCGAAGCCGACGTCATTGCCCAAGCCGGGCGAAGCGGAGCAGTAACCGTAGCCACCAACATGGCTGGTCGCGGCGTAGATATTTTGTTAGGCGGAAACCCCGAGAACCTCGCCGAACGTGCGGTGCGAGCCGAAGGCTTAGACCCAGAGTCCAAGCAAGGCCAAAAACAAATCAAAAAACTTGTAGAAAAATTTACCTCAGACTGTGATGCCGAGGGGGAACGGGTGCGCCAAGCAGGCGGGCTTTACGTCTTAGGCACCGGCCGCCACGAATCACGCCGCATAGACAACCAGCTGCGCGGCCGTTGTGGGCGCCAAGGCGACCCCGGTGCAAGCCGGTTCTACCTGTCGCTCGACGATGACCTAATGCGCCTCTTTGCCTCTGGGTCATTAAGTAAATTAATGGATCGCGCCTTACCGGAAGACGTCCCGATCGAATCAGGAATGGTCTCCAAAGCAATTGAACGAGCCCAAACCACCGTTGAACAAAAAAATGCTGAAGTGCGTAAAAACGTTCTCAAATACGACGAGGTCATGAACGAACAACGCAAGGTGATTTACCGCCGCCGTGACCAAGTATTGTCAGGCGCCGACCTCAGCGAAGAGGTGCTGGCCCAACTGGCTCTGGTCGTAGAAAAAGAAATTAATACCTATTGCCTCGGCGAACACCCTGAAGAATGGGACCTCGAAGGACTACACGTCGGCATCGACGGTTACTGGGCCACCTCTTTGAGCGCTACCGATATGGGAACCGTCGGTACAGTCGCCGAACTCACCGATCTTCTTTTTGACGAGGCGCAACAGGTCTACCAAGATCGAGAAGAAGAACTGGGCGCCGAAACCTACCGCGAGGTAGAACGCCAAGTCATGCTGCGCATCATCGACCAACGATGGCGTGAACATCTTCAAGAAATGGATCATCTGCGCGAAGGTATTCACCTCCGAGCCATCGGGCAACGCGACCCGACCACCGAATGGCAACGTGAAGGCTACGAACTTTTCGGTCAACTCACCGTGCTGATCGGCGAAGATTTCGTGCGCTACGTCATGCGCATAAAAGTAGCGGTAAATGATGAAACAGTAGCGCCCTCCGATGTGGTAACCAGCGGCCCCGAAGGCCCCGTATTGGGAGCTGCTGCGGTGGCCGCGGCGGCCGGCGCCCCCACACAAGTAAAAGAATCTACACCGCAACCCAAGGTGCAAAAAGTAAACACCGAATGGGAAGCCACCCCACGAAATGCTCCCTGCCCCTGTGATTCAGGACGCAAGTTCAAACACTGTCACGGGCAATAA